A window of the Brassica napus cultivar Da-Ae chromosome A2, Da-Ae, whole genome shotgun sequence genome harbors these coding sequences:
- the LOC125581341 gene encoding transcription factor SRM1-like yields MNRSRQRHNIHDVNVSESSNISAMKAPITCQDAKAASQPSVDHQAYETPAIWNTEATSPTSLDHHVFGTPTIWNMQAASHPSVNVPVYGAPTIGQSMVGPYVLPYGTDMNLFTPPYMAYGAQHHSTPYSPVPSAPFNTWTVPDNMTNIPTSR; encoded by the coding sequence ATGAACAGAAGCAGACAGAGACATAACATTCACGATGTCAACGTTTCGGAAAGCAGTAACATCTCAGCAATGAAAGCACCAATCACATGCCAAGACGCTAAAGCCGCTTCGCAACCATCGGTAGACCATCAAGCATATGAGACACCAGCCATATGGAACACAGAAGCCACTTCACCAACATCACTAGACCATCATGTATTTGGGACACCTACCATATGGAACATGCAAGCCGCTTCGCATCCATCAGTGAATGTTCCTGTTTATGGCGCACCCACTATCGGCCAATCAATGGTTGGACCATATGTCTTACCTTATGGAACTGACATGAATCTCTTTACGCCACCTTACATGGCTTACGGGGCTCAACACCATTCGACACCTTACTCCCCAGTTCCTAGTGCACCGTTCAACACATGGACAGTTCCAGACAACATGACAAATATACCTACTTCTCGTTAG
- the LOC106404468 gene encoding probable manganese-transporting ATPase PDR2 has translation MSSFRVGGKVVDKVDLCRKKRSAWRLDVWPFAILYATWLTTIVPSIDFTDALIVFGGLLASHILVLLFTMWSVDFKCFVQFSKVNSISQADACKVTPAKFSGSKEVVPLHFRSQMTGSSSSGDTEEIFFDFRKQRFMYSKELGAFSKLPYPTKETFGHYLKCTGHGTEAKVATATEKWGRNVFDYPQPTFQKLLKENCTEPFFVFQVFCVGLWCLDEFWYYSVFTLFMLLMFESTMAKSRLKTLTDLRRVRVDSQTVMVYRCGRWAKLLGTDLLPGDVVSIGRPSTHTGGEDKTVPADMLLLVGSAIVNEAILTGESTPQWKVAIAGEGSDKKLSIKRDKNHVLFGGTKILQHSPDKTFPLKTPDGGCLAVVLRTGFETSQGKLMRTILFSTERVTANSWESGLFILFLVVFAVIAAGYVLVKGLEDPTRSKYKLLLGCSIIITSVIPPELPMELSIAVNTSLLALARRGIFCTEPFRIPFAGKVDLCCFDKTGTLTSDDMEFRGVGGLADGEEAETDMSKVPVRTLEILASCHALVFVDNKLVGDPLEKAALKGIDWSYKSDEKALPKRGNGNSVQIMQRYHFASHLKRMSVIVCIQQEYFVFVKGAPETIQDRLVDVPAAYIETYKRYTRQGSRVLALAFKRLPDMTASEVRDMDRDAVENDLTFAGFAVFNCPIRSDSATVLLELKNSSHDLVMITGDQALTACHVASKVHIVSNPVLILSQSRPGAEYKWMSPDEKEIIPYSDKEIETLAETHDLCIGGDSIEMLQATSATVRVIPFVKVFARVAPQQKELILTTFKAVGRGTLMCGDGTNDVGALKQAHVGVALLNTVTPSESSKDDPKSKSKKPKQPSEPASKTAIQNGEGSSKAKAPPQNRHLTAAELQRQKLKKMMDELNSDEGDGRSAPVVKLGDASMASPFTAKHASVAPVTDIIRQGRSTLVTTLQMFKILGLNCLATAYVLSVMYLDGVKLGDVQATISGVLTAAFFLFISHARPLQTLSAERPHPSVFSVYLFLSLLGQFAVHITFLIYSVKEAEKHMPEECIEPDATFHPNLVNTVSYMVSMMLQVATFAVNYMGHPFNQSIRENKPFFYALIAGAGFFTVIASDLFRDLNDSLKLVPLPEGMRDKLLLWALLMFVICYSWERLLRWAFPGKIPSWKHKQRSVTANLEKKKKV, from the exons ATGTCGAGCTTTCGCGTGGGAGGGAAGGTAGTGGATAAGGTTGACTTGTGCAGGAAGAAACGCTCGGCGTGGCGTTTGGATGTTTGGCCGTTTGCGATTCTCTATGCCACGTGGTTGACTACGATCGTGCCTAGCATAGACTTCACTGATGCTTTGATCGTGTTTGGTGGCCTTCTTGCTTCTCACATCTTGGTCTTGCTGTTCACTATGTGGTCTGTGGATTTCAAGTGTTTTGTCCAGTTTAGCAAG GTTAACAGTATCAGCCAGGCGGATGCGTGTAAAGTCACACCAGCCAAGTTTTCTGGGTCTAAAGAAGTTGTGCCTCTTCATTTTCGTAGCCAA ATGACTGGTTCGTCATCCTCTGGAGACACGGAAGAAATATTCTTTGACTTCAGAAAGCAGCGTTTTATGTACTCGAAAGAGCTGGGAGCCTTTTCCAAGCTTCCTTACCCCACAAAGGAAACATTTGGTCATTATCTCAAATGTACTGGCCATGGTACGGAAGCTAAGGTCGCAACAGCCACTGAGAAGTGGGGAAGGAACGT ATTTGATTATCCGCAACCTACATTCCAGAAGCTATTGAAAGAAAACTGCACGGAACCATTTTTCGTATTTCAG GTTTTCTGTGTGGGTCTTTGGTGCTTGGATGAATTCTGGTATTACAGTGTGTTCACACTATTCATGCTTCTCATGTTCGAGTCAACAATGGCAAAAAGTCGCTTGAAGACATTAACCGACCTAAGACGTGTTAGGGTGGACAGTCAGACTGTGATGGTTTATCGATGCGGGAG GTGGGCGAAGCTCTTAGGCACTGATCTACTGCCAGGAGATGTTGTATCTATTGGGAGGCCGTCTACCCACACTGGAGGGGAGGATAAGACAGTACCAGCCGACATGCTTTTACTTGTAGGAAGTGCTATCGTAAATGAAGCCATTTTGACAGGCGAGTCAACTCCCCAGTGGAAG GTTGCAATTGCTGGCGAGGGATCTGATAAGAAGTTATCGATCAAGAGGGataaaaatcatgttttatttGGCGGGACCAAGATCTTACAACATTCACCTGACAAG ACATTCCCTCTGAAAACCCCTGATGGTGGCTGTCTAGCTGTTGTTCTCCGAACTGGATTTGAGACAAGCCAAGGAAAGCTAATGCggacaattttattttctacagAGAGG GTTACTGCAAACAGCTGGGAGAGTGGTCTGTTCATATTATTTCTAGTTGTGTTTGCCGTGATAGCTGCGGGCTATGTTCTTGTAAAG GGTCTCGAGGATCCTACAAGGAGCAAATATAAGCTCTTGCTAGGCTGTTCAATTATCATCACCTCAGTGATCCCGCCAGAATTGCCTATGGAATTATCCATTGCTGTCAACACGTCATTACTTGCTCTTGCACGTCGTGGGATCTTTTGCACAGAGCCTTTTAGGATTCCTTTTGCCGGGAAG GTCGATTTGTGCTGTTTTGATAAGACTGGTACACTCACGTCAGATGACATG GAATTTCGTGGAGTTGGGGGCTTGGCTGATGGTGAAGAAGCAGAGACTGATATGAGCAAGGTTCCCGTACGCACATTAGAGATTTTGGCGTCGTGTCATGCTTTAGTCTTTGTAGACAACAAGCTG GTTGGTGATCCTCTTGAGAAGGCTgcacttaaaggaattgactgGAGTTACAAATCTGATGAAAAGGCCTTGCCGAAAAG AGGAAATGGCAACTCGGTGCAGATAATGCAGAGATACCATTTTGCTTCGCATCTGAAGAGAATGTCAGTTATCGTTTGTATTCAGCAGGaatattttgtgtttgtgaAG GGTGCCCCAGAGACCATCCAAGATAGACTTGTGGATGTGCCAGCAGCATATATCGAAACATATAAGAGATACACACGCCAAGGATCTCGAGTTCTGGCCCTTGCATTTAAACGACTTCCTGATATGACG GCCAGTGAAGTTAGAGACATGGACCGAGATGCTGTTGAGAATGACCTTACTTTTGCTGGGTTTGCG GTCTTCAATTGCCCCATTAGATCAGATTCAGCTACCGTTCTTTTAGAGTTGAAGAATTCATCCCATGACTTG gtgaTGATTACAGGTGATCAGGCATTGACAGCTTGTCATGTTGCAAGCAAAGTGCATATTGTATCAAACCCAGTCTTAATTCTTAGCCAATCAAGGCCTGGAGCTGAATATAAGTGGATGTCACCTGATGAGAAGGAGATCATACCCTACAG TGACAAAGAGATCGAAACCCTTGCTGAAACGCATGATTTATGCATTGGAGGAGACAGCATTGAAATGCTACAGGCTACATCGGCTACTGTGAGAGTCATTCCATTTGTTAAA GTTTTTGCGAGAGTTGCTCCACAGCAGAAGGAGCTAATCTTAACCACCTTTAAAGCGGTAGGAAGGGGAACTCTGATGTGTGGGGACGGGACAAATGATGTTGGAGCATTGAAGCAG GCCCATGTTGGAGTTGCCTTACTGAATACTGTCACTCCCTCGGAATCGTCTAAAGATGATCCTAAGTCGAAGTCAAAAAAGCCCAAACAACCATCAGAACCAGCTAGCAAAACCGCAATTCAGAATGGAGAAGGATCGTCAAAGGCGAAGGCCCCACCCCAAAACCGCCACTTAACTGCTGCGGAATTGCAGAGACAAAAGTTAAAGAAGATGATGGATGAACTAAACAGTGACGAAGGTGATGGCCGGTCAGCACCCGTGGTAAAACTCGGGGATGCATCAATGGCATCTCCCTTCACAGCAAAACACGCGTCGGTTGCTCCAGTGACGGACATAATCCGACAGGGTCGCAGTACACTAGTGACGACTCTTCAGATGTTCAAAATTCTCGGTCTCAACTGTCTCGCCACAGCTTATGTACTAAGTGTTATGTACTTGGACGGTGTGAAGCTCGGTGATGTCCAGGCAACAATCAGCGGCGTATTAACAGCTGCGTTTTTCCTCTTCATATCCCACGCTCGACCGCTTCAAACCCTCTCTGCAGAGCGACCCCACCCGAGTGTCTTCTCCGTGtacctcttcctctctctccttgGACAGTTCGCTGTCCACATAACCTTCTTGATCTACTCCGTGAAGGAAGCTGAGAAACACATGCCCGAGGAATGCATCGAACCAGACGCCACGTTCCATCCTAACCTGGTGAACACGGTGTCGTACATGGTGAGCATGATGCTTCAGGTGGCGACTTTCGCTGTGAACTACATGGGACACCCCTTTAACCAGAGTATCAGAGAAAACAAACCTTTCTTCTACGCGCTCATCGCTGGAGCAGGGTTCTTCACGGTGATTGCATCTGATCTGTTCAGGGACCTGAACGATTCGCTGAAGCTGGTGCCTCTGCCTGAAGGTATGAGGGATAAGCTTCTCCTCTGGGCTTTGCTTATGTTCGTCATCTGCTACTCGTGGGAGAGGTTGCTCAGGTGGGCTTTCCCTGGTAAGATTCCTTCGTGGAAGCATAAGCAGAGAAGTGTCACTGCGAatctggagaagaagaagaaggtatgA
- the LOC106382719 gene encoding protein DYAD-like isoform X2 has product MSEKKLRPIKLNRYTMMGEDNSSSRNALVKVKLEKDKHVSSGSSGKAIVTVKLEKEEEEEGFHHVTRSVLKRKQLSQSLDNSSLVAVKSENYTFEKQRTTRWSTNRVDSAEQAMEDVLKEVGASFEKPISRGELRSIARKRIGDTGLLDHLLRHIDGNVTPGGADRFRRCYNTEGAMQYWLESADLLKVKCESGVPDPNWVPPPWWKLQGVIKLEPGDCEPSFNLKEAIDQMKSDIKNLVSKPKLPDHADANEKRFKECMRWKVETDKKIAEISTSLTSTQSMVKELASWKDKVEHQLVGISHSQNNLQANGSKSPHNWEHLLHSTNLDDFTVNGFDPWDVEADLNDVLPPNARKSSFQDHMWFEEQSVLNSEMQRTERGDSRSSNQDKAELTPGSSVTAGPRSDIDDPSILSQETLKELVSWKAKAEQQLMEMSDAVRALQG; this is encoded by the exons ATGTCTGAGAAGAAGCTTCGTCCCATCAAGCTGAATCGTTATACCATGATGGGAGAAGATAACAGCTCCTCTAGGAACGCCTTGGTCAAAGTCAAGTTAGAGAAGGACAAGCACGTGTCCTCAGGCTCCTCCGGGAAAGCCATTGTCACAGTCAAGctagagaaggaagaagaagaagagggctTTCATCATGTAACTAGAAGCGTCCTGAAAAGAAAACAACTCTCTCAATCACTAGATAACAGCTCTCTCGTTGCAGTCAAGAGTGAAAACTACACCTTCGAGAAACAGAGAACCACTCGTTGGAGTACTAATAG GGTTGATTCTGCGGAGCAAGCCATGGAGGATGTTTTAAAGGAGGTAGGTGCTTCTTTCGAGAAACCTATCTCACGAGGAGAGTTAAGATCCATAGCTCGGAAGAGAATCGGTGATACTGGGCTGTTGGATCATTTGCTGAGGCATATTGATGGGAATGTGACACCTGGCGGCGCTGATAGGTTTAGGAGGTGTTACAATACCGAAGGAGCCATGCAGTATTGGCTGGAGAGTGCTGATTTGCTTAAGGTGAAATGTGAGTCTGGGGTTCCTGATCCTAATTGGGTTCCTCCTCCTTGGTGGAAGCTTCAGGGTGTGATCAAACTTGAGCCTGGGGATTGTGAACCGTCCTTTAATCTTAAGGAAGCAATTGATCAAATGAAGAG TGATATCAAGAACCTTGTATCCAAGCCAAAGTTACCAGATCATGCTGATGCAAATGAG aaacgATTCAAGGAATGTATGAGGTGGAAGGTAGAGACTGATAAGAAAATTGCAGAGATCTCAACTTCACTGACTTCAACACAG AGCATGGTTAAGGAACTAGCTTCATGGAAAGATAAAGTAGAACATCAGCTGGTGGGAATTTCGCACTCGCAGAACAATCTGCAAGCAAATGGGAGCAAATCTCCTCACAATTGGGAACATCTATTGCATAGTACCAACTTGGATGACTTCACAGTGAATGGTTTTGATCCATGGGATGTTGAAGCTGACCTTAACGATGTTCTTCCACCAAATGCTCGCAAAAGCTCTTTCCAAGACCATATGTGGTTTGAGGAACAGTCAGTGCTCAACTCCGAAATGCAAAGGACAGAGAG AGGTGATTCCAGAAGCTCTAATCAAGACAAAGCAGAGTTGACTCCAGGTTCTTCAGTGACTGCGGGTCCAAGATCTGATATTGACGACCCAAGTATTCTGTCTCAG gaaACATTGAAAGAGTTGGTGAGCTGGAAAGCCAAAGCGGAGCAGCAGTTAATGGAAATGTCAGACGCTGTCCGTGCTCTTCAGGGATAG
- the LOC106382719 gene encoding protein AMEIOTIC 1 homolog isoform X1, whose amino-acid sequence MSEKKLRPIKLNRYTMMGEDNSSSRNALVKVKLEKDKHVSSGSSGKAIVTVKLEKEEEEEGFHHVTRSVLKRKQLSQSLDNSSLVAVKSENYTFEKQRTTRWSTNRVDSAEQAMEDVLKEVGASFEKPISRGELRSIARKRIGDTGLLDHLLRHIDGNVTPGGADRFRRCYNTEGAMQYWLESADLLKVKCESGVPDPNWVPPPWWKLQGVIKLEPGDCEPSFNLKEAIDQMKSDIKELVADVAHIKRESGVPDTDLIPLSQWKIKRSAHESPISQSSAVSSKLRDEIDKMKSDIKNLVSKPKLPDHADANEKRFKECMRWKVETDKKIAEISTSLTSTQSMVKELASWKDKVEHQLVGISHSQNNLQANGSKSPHNWEHLLHSTNLDDFTVNGFDPWDVEADLNDVLPPNARKSSFQDHMWFEEQSVLNSEMQRTERGDSRSSNQDKAELTPGSSVTAGPRSDIDDPSILSQETLKELVSWKAKAEQQLMEMSDAVRALQG is encoded by the exons ATGTCTGAGAAGAAGCTTCGTCCCATCAAGCTGAATCGTTATACCATGATGGGAGAAGATAACAGCTCCTCTAGGAACGCCTTGGTCAAAGTCAAGTTAGAGAAGGACAAGCACGTGTCCTCAGGCTCCTCCGGGAAAGCCATTGTCACAGTCAAGctagagaaggaagaagaagaagagggctTTCATCATGTAACTAGAAGCGTCCTGAAAAGAAAACAACTCTCTCAATCACTAGATAACAGCTCTCTCGTTGCAGTCAAGAGTGAAAACTACACCTTCGAGAAACAGAGAACCACTCGTTGGAGTACTAATAG GGTTGATTCTGCGGAGCAAGCCATGGAGGATGTTTTAAAGGAGGTAGGTGCTTCTTTCGAGAAACCTATCTCACGAGGAGAGTTAAGATCCATAGCTCGGAAGAGAATCGGTGATACTGGGCTGTTGGATCATTTGCTGAGGCATATTGATGGGAATGTGACACCTGGCGGCGCTGATAGGTTTAGGAGGTGTTACAATACCGAAGGAGCCATGCAGTATTGGCTGGAGAGTGCTGATTTGCTTAAGGTGAAATGTGAGTCTGGGGTTCCTGATCCTAATTGGGTTCCTCCTCCTTGGTGGAAGCTTCAGGGTGTGATCAAACTTGAGCCTGGGGATTGTGAACCGTCCTTTAATCTTAAGGAAGCAATTGATCAAATGAAGAG TGATATTAAGGAGCTTGTGGCTGATGTGGCTCACATTAAGCGTGAATCTGGAGTTCCTGATACTGATTTGATTCCTTTATCTCAATGGAAGATTAAGAGATCAGCGCATGAATCTCCTATATCTCAATCTTCTGCTGTCTCTTCAAAGCTTAGGGATGAGATTGATAAAATGAAGAG TGATATCAAGAACCTTGTATCCAAGCCAAAGTTACCAGATCATGCTGATGCAAATGAG aaacgATTCAAGGAATGTATGAGGTGGAAGGTAGAGACTGATAAGAAAATTGCAGAGATCTCAACTTCACTGACTTCAACACAG AGCATGGTTAAGGAACTAGCTTCATGGAAAGATAAAGTAGAACATCAGCTGGTGGGAATTTCGCACTCGCAGAACAATCTGCAAGCAAATGGGAGCAAATCTCCTCACAATTGGGAACATCTATTGCATAGTACCAACTTGGATGACTTCACAGTGAATGGTTTTGATCCATGGGATGTTGAAGCTGACCTTAACGATGTTCTTCCACCAAATGCTCGCAAAAGCTCTTTCCAAGACCATATGTGGTTTGAGGAACAGTCAGTGCTCAACTCCGAAATGCAAAGGACAGAGAG AGGTGATTCCAGAAGCTCTAATCAAGACAAAGCAGAGTTGACTCCAGGTTCTTCAGTGACTGCGGGTCCAAGATCTGATATTGACGACCCAAGTATTCTGTCTCAG gaaACATTGAAAGAGTTGGTGAGCTGGAAAGCCAAAGCGGAGCAGCAGTTAATGGAAATGTCAGACGCTGTCCGTGCTCTTCAGGGATAG
- the LOC106382700 gene encoding calcium-dependent protein kinase 12-like: MSDSQTMASESRTRWVLPYQTKNLKDDYFLGRVLGQGQFGTTFLCSHKETGQKLACKSIPKRALLCQEDCDQVLREIQIMHHLSEYPNVVRIQSTYEDDTSVHLVMELCEGGELFDRIAEKGHYSERDAAKVIKTIVSVVEACHSLGVMHRDLKPENFLFSSDDEDASLKSTDFGVSVFCEPGTTFTDLVGSAYYVAPEVLLKHYGRECDVWSAGVILYVLLCGFAPFDAGTDNGIFREILQGKLDFETDPWPSISESAKDLTMKMLESDPKKRLTAHQVLCHPWIVDDTVAPDKPLDFEVVSRLKRFSAMNKLKKMALRVVAEKLSEEEIGGLKELFKMIDRDNSGTITFEELKDCIRRVGSELVESEIQELLQAADVDGSGTIDYGEFLAATIHLNKLEREENLVAAFSFFDKDSSGCITLEELQQAWKQFGIKDSNLDKMIKDIDQDNDGQINYGEFVAMMRQGNGNVGISRRTMRNTLNFENLHS, encoded by the exons ATGTCAGACTCTCAAACTATGGCCAGCGAGTCAAGAACCAGATGGGTTCTACCTTACCAGACCAAGAACCTGAAAGACGATTACTTTCTTGGTCGTGTGCTGGGACAAGGACAGTTTGGAACCACTTTCCTCTGTTCCCATAAGGAGACTGGTCAAAAGCTTGCCTGCAAATCCATACCTAAAAGGGCGCTCCTTTGTCAAGAAGATTGCGACCAGGTTTTGAGGGAGATCCAGATAATGCATCACTTGTCTGAATACCCCAACGTTGTCAGGATACAAAGCACGTACGAGGATGATACTAGTGTTCACCTTGTGATGGAGCTTTGCGAAGGTGGTGAGTTGTTTGATAGAATCGCGGAGAAAGGTCATTACAGTGAGAGAGATGCAGCTAAGGTTATCAAGACCATTGTTAGCGTCGTTGAGGCTTGTCACTCTCTTGGTGTTATGCATAGAGATCTTAAGCCTGAGAACTTCTTGTTCTCTTCTGATGATGAAGATGCTTCTCTTAAATCTACTGACTTTGGCGTCTCTGTTTTCTGCGAACCAG gCACAACGTTTACAGACCTTGTTGGAAGTGCATACTATGTGGCACCTGAAGTTTTACTTAAGCATTACGGCCGTGAATGTGACGTATGGAGCGCTGGAGTTATCCTCTACGTTCTGTTATGTGGTTTTGCTCCTTTCGATGCTG GAACTGATAATGGGATCTTTAGAGAGATTTTACAAGGAAAGCTGGACTTTGAGACCGATCCTTGGCCTAGCATTTCAGAAAGTGCCAAGGATCTTACAATGAAAATGCTGGAGAGCGATCCAAAGAAAAGACTAACTGCTCATCAAGTCTTGT GTCACCCTTGGATTGTGGATGATACGGTTGCTCCAGATAAACCATTGGACTTCGAAGTAGTTTCCCGCCTGAAAAGGTTCTCTGCAATGAACAAACTTAAGAAGATGGCTTTACGCGTAGTTGCAGAGAAACTCTCTGAGGAAGAAATCGGTGGGTTGAAAGAACTGTTCAAGATGATAGACAGAGACAACAGTGGGACCATCACCTTTGAAGAGTTGAAAGATTGTATCAGACGTGTTGGATCAGAGCTTGTGGAATCAGAGATCCAAGAACTCTTGCAAGCA gCTGATGTTGATGGGAGTGGAACAATTGACTATGGAGAGTTCTTGGCTGCGACAATCCACTTGAACAAGCTGGAGAGAGAGGAGAATCTAGTGGCTGCATTCTCTTTCTTTGACAAAGATTCAAGTGGCTGCATCACTCTGGAAGAACTCCAACAGGCTTGGAAGCAGTTTGGTATAAAAGATTCAAATCTTGATAAAATGATCAAAGACATCGACCAAGACAAT GATGGGCAAATAAACTATGGAGAGTTTGTGGCAATGATGAGGCAAGGAAATGGCAATGTTGGGATCAGCAGGAGAACAATGAGGAACACTCTCAACTTTGAGAATCTTCATTCCTGA
- the LOC125581350 gene encoding calcium-dependent protein kinase 12-like, which yields MASESRTRWVLPYKTKNLKDDYVLGRVLGQGQYGTTFLCTHNETGQKLACKSIPKKKLLRQEHFDRVLREIQIMHHLSENPNVVRIQSTYEDATSVHLVMELCEGGELFDRIAKKGHHSEREAAKLTKTIVAVIEACHSLGVMHRDLKPENFL from the coding sequence ATGGCCAGCGAGTCAAGAACCAGATGGGTTCTACCTTACAAGACCAAGAACTTGAAAGACGATTACGTTCTTGGTCGTGTGCTCGGACAAGGACAGTATGGAACCACTTTCCTCTGTACCCATAACGAGACAGGTCAAAAGCTTGCCTGCAAATCCATACCCAAAAAGAAGCTTCTTCGTCAAGAACATTTCGACCGTGTTTTGAGGGAGATCCAAATAATGCATCACTTGTCTGAAAACCCAAACGTTGTCCGGATACAAAGCACGTACGAGGATGCTACTAGCGTGCACCTTGTGATGGAGCTTTGCGAAGGTGGTGAGTTATTCGATAGAATCGCCAAGAAAGGTCACCACAGTGAGAGAGAAGCAGCTAAGCTCACCAAGACCATTGTTGCGGTCATCGAAGCTTGTCACTCTCTTGGTGTTATGCATAGAGACCTTAAGCCTGAGAACTTCTTGTGA